The Coleofasciculaceae cyanobacterium sequence CTAGGACACCAAACAAAATGATAATTAATTAGAGTGACTGATGTATTCTTATGCCGATATTCTTGTCCCATATCTAGGTTATAAATGTGTCTATAGTATTGTACAATAAACACATGAAGACTTATAGATTCAAGCTATATCAACATAAACGGAATAGGCATTTGCATCGCACGATAAATGTAGCGGGAAATATTTATAACCACTGCATAGCTTTGCACAAACGCTATTATCGCGCTTTTGGTAAGTATTTGAACAAAAATAAGTTAATGAAACACATAGCCAAACTCAGAAACAAAAATGAGTATTGGAAGCTTATAGGTTCGCAAGGCGTTCAAGACATAGTGCAGCGCATAGACCGAGCCTATCAATTGTTTTTTAAACATCATTCCAAAGGGGTAAGACCACCAAACTTTAGAAAAAGAATTAAGTACAAATCAATAACTTTAAAACAAGCTGGCTACAAATTTTTAGATGTTAATCAGTTAAGAATAGGCAAAAGAGTATTTAAATATTGTTCGAGTAGAGACATAGAAGGAAAAATCAAAACCATCACTATTAAACGCAATCCTTTAGGGGAATTGTTCGTTTTTGTAGTAACAGATTATATAGACAGTCAAGTTGGAATAACGACAGGTAACAACGCGGGTTTTGACTTTGGATGTAAGGTTTTTCTGACTTGCTCTAACAACACTGAAATACATTCACCACTATTCTTAAAACAGTCTTTAAAAGAATTAAAATTGGCTGGCAAAAATCATTCTCGGAAAAAGAAACGTTCTAATAACCGAGAAAAAGCTCGGAAACATTTAGTTAGAGTTCACGAAAAAGTAGTCAATCGTCGTCGTGACTGGTTTTGGAAACTAGCACTTGAGTTGACTAATAAATTCGACTACTTGTTTTTCGAGACACTTAATCTGAAAGGAATGCAGCGTTTGTGGGGTCGCCAGATTAGTGACTTAGCGTTCGCTGAATTTCTCAAGATACTAGATTTTGTAGCAACCAAGAAAGGGAAAATAGTTAGCTACATAGACCGCTGGTATCCGAGTACTAAAACTTGTCACAAATGCGATTATGTTTTAGATAAAATTGAGCTAAAAGAACGTTATTGGGTATGCCCTGGATGCTCTACCAAGCATGGGCGTGACTCAAATGCTAGCCAAGTGATTCAAAAGGTTGGGGCTTCAACCTTGGGGCTAGGCGATGTCAGACATCTTCAAGATGCAATTGCTGTTTAACCCCCGAATCCCACTGCATTTATGCGTGGGAGTGGGTCAAATTAACTATTGACAACTATTGACTTAAATAATTATGGTTCAATTATCCAGCGTAGATAGCTTTGTTTTTAAAGCTCTAACATAAAGAAAAATTGGGAACTGATAATACTCAATAATGAGCCAAATAATACAAGACAGGTGAGCGCAGAAGGTCAAAATTGTCCAAGTTAGAGGAAGCCAAGATAGCAAGCTTCCATTCATGGGCGGAAACAAATATAAACCTGTTCCAATGATTGATGTGGGAACTAGCACAAAAGCCAAAGCAAATAATATATAAGCCCATCCCACCTCAGCACCTTCTCGATGGATTCCCTTCCAGATTTTGCCATTCCAGTACCATGTCAGAGGAAGTTGACTATCTACCATCTTAAGCAACTGTTTATCAAAGTTAGTCGTAAAAATATGCTGACAAAAATTACAAGAAAAAGTTTCCATTAACGGCATTTCTGTAACTTTGCCATGACGACATACGGGACAGGGATATTCTCCACGGTCATGAAAACGATGATGCTCTGTCCATTCTTGCTGCAAAAGATCGATTTGAGAGTTTGTTAGTGAACTATGAGAATTATGAGCGTTAGCCATATACTTCAGATATCGTGATACTTTTCAAGTGCTATTAGATATGAAAATTATTTAACTGGTAATTTGTCTTTAACTATTGTTTAACTCAATGGTAGATTGCTGCATTATATAGACAAAGCCAAGTCTAAAAAATGCTGCTTATCCACATCTGTCGCTCGGCATTCGATTGGATTTTAGAGTGTAATTATATCTAGCTTAGTATAGCTAAACACTAGGTCCAGCTATATTTGATATAAATGTCAATATTAATTTGCAGAATCAACTTTTATTGTAAATATTATGGGTATGTGAGTAACAACTATAGAAAACATCTATGGAATAGAAAAAAGAACGCTAGACACCTTGTTAACCAGGCAAGAGGCAAAAGTAAAAAATTGCTCGAGTTTAAGTCTTCTTGATTTTTTTATCTCTTAACTTTGTATTATCTGCACTTACTTGTGGAAAAATATCTTTGGCTATCAGGGTAGCTGCCTAATAACGAAATTAGAGATTAGTAGTTAATTTAGCTTTTCTGAGCATAAACTGCAAAAGTGTTTCTTCTGTGTAAATAATGTCAGCTTGACTTTCCATTTCCAATTGCAACGAACAGTGATTTTTTTCTCTACCAAAAATATTGCTATTGGGAGTCATCAAAACTTCATAATCGTTGACTGGTAGGCGATCGCATTTCTTTAATTCACTACATACAGCTTTTGTAGCAGTGCGATCGCACTTTCAATCCATCAGCCTGAAACACCATTCAACTATTCCCTCAGAATTGGGGGCTAGGGGGCAAAAGGCGATCGCACTTTCTATCCATTAGCCTAAAACACCATATATCTGACCAGTTCTAAATTGCTATCATTGAATTCAAGTTTCATTGCCACATATAAAAAACGATGGAAGTTATAAAACTTACTACTGAAATTGATGACACAGGAAAGCTAAATATTAGTTTGCCAACCAATTTAGTCGCTGGCAAGGTCGATTTGATAGTAATTGTTAATCCTGTCCCCCAGAAGGAAGAAAAACAGAATATCTATAATTTTGATTTATCAGAAAAACTTAGCTGGCAAGGTGATGCTGTAGAAACACAGAGAAAGTTAAGGAATGAGTGGTAATCGTTATCTCCTAGATACTAATGCTATTATCGCCTTGCTACAGAGAGATCTTAGCTTAGTTGAATTACTTCAAAGTGCAGAATGGATCGGGATTTCTGTAATCAGCCAGCTAGAATTTTTGGCCTTCTCTGGCTTAACGGAATCTGATATCAGGCTTTTCCACCAGTTTTTACAACAAATAGAAGTACTTAATTTATCTAGTCAAGATCGATCGCTAATCGAGCAAATCATTTCAATTCGCCAACAATATCACTTTAAACTACCAGATGCGATCGTCGCTGCCATGGCAAAAGCAAACTCAGCGAAGCTAGTTACTCGCGATGTTCAATTAGATAGAGTCGTCGGTCTAATAATTGTTAATTGGTAGATATTTAAAGCGAGCGCACTTTCTATCTATCAGCCTAAAACACCATTCAACCATTCCCCCAGAATTGGGGGCGAAAACCAATAGCCCCCTTGCATCCCCCAAGTATGGGGGACTTTTAGTTTAACTGCCTACCCGCAAAATCTAATCTCAAAGCGATCGCACTTGCAATCCATCACCCTGAAACACCATTCAACTATTTCCTCCAGAATTGGGGGCTAGGGGGCAAAACGCGATCGCTCTGTGTTTGAAAGCTTATGCAACCTTAGAATCAATAGGTATGAGCTCAATCTTTACCTGGCGATTGAGAGCTTGAGCTACACGGCTTAACATTGAGAGGGAATGCCCCTCGTAATCTGCATCCTCCAAACGAGAAATTACCGATTGAGTTGTTCCAATCATCTCAGCTAATTTCTGCTGACTTAATCCTGCTGAATTGCGGGCATCATAAATCAACTGAGCAACATGAGCATTCACCGTTGCCTGCTCACACATCTCCCGTAGTTTCTCATCATCGCCAATCATGGCATCAATAATTTTTAGTCCGTCAGTTGTCCTAGTCATCTATTGTCTCTCCTTGATAAGTATGTTGTTCAGGATTCTGCTCAAACTTTTCTTTTCTCTTGATTGCAAGCTCAATCTCATTTTTTGGTACAGCCGAACTCTTTTTAATAATTGAGTGATGAAGCACAGCAATATTTTTGCCATTAAAAAAATACAAAATTCGATACTGGATATTGCGATGTTTAGCTCGAAGCTCATAAATGCCATCCTGTAGATAATCTGCTGAAGGTCGGCGCAGTTCATAACCCATATTTTCAAGCTGACGAATGCGACCTACACAGTTGGCAAATCCTTAGGAATTTTTGCTTCTTAGTTCGCTCAACCATTTCACCACAGGAGCATTGCCTTTTTTCTCTTGGTAAAACAGTATGCAAGTTCTTGGCACGGTTTACCTAAAAGAGTAATTATATCAATATTGCTATAATTATTGCCATAGCTTTTAAGTTTCCCTAGTAGTGCGTCTAAGCTAAAATGCTGGGCTGATTCCCTCAAGCTTAGGGGGCTAGGGGGCTCAAACCAATTTTCAATACCCAACAAATTAATGACGCGCTACTAGTGCGATCGCCCTACCTCGATTCTTTCCATACATAAATGCGATCGCATCACTTCAAATCCTTTACATATAAAGGAGATCGCCCTACTAAAATTCTTCACATGGGAAATGCGATCGCAATTTATATTGCAATAAGCTAAATTAAAATATGTCTACACACCATAAAATTCCCATGTTAAAAACACTGTTAGCTACTGTCCATCAAGGAAAAATTGAAATACCAGAACAGCTTGAACTTTCAGAAGGTACTAGGGTTCTAATTACAGTACTACCAGATAAAGAAACTGAGTTTTGGAATCAATCTAGCAAAGCATCATTAGACAAAGTTTGGGATAATACGGAGGATGATGTTTATGCCGAATTACTCGAAGAATAATATTATCCTAGTTCGTTATCCCTTTTCTGATTTATCTAACTCCAAAGTAAGACCTGCTGTTGTCGTTAGTACAGCACACGCCTCTCAAGATATTATTGTTGTGCCTTTGACTAGTAAGACGACTAAGTTGTTATCA is a genomic window containing:
- a CDS encoding transposase → MKTYRFKLYQHKRNRHLHRTINVAGNIYNHCIALHKRYYRAFGKYLNKNKLMKHIAKLRNKNEYWKLIGSQGVQDIVQRIDRAYQLFFKHHSKGVRPPNFRKRIKYKSITLKQAGYKFLDVNQLRIGKRVFKYCSSRDIEGKIKTITIKRNPLGELFVFVVTDYIDSQVGITTGNNAGFDFGCKVFLTCSNNTEIHSPLFLKQSLKELKLAGKNHSRKKKRSNNREKARKHLVRVHEKVVNRRRDWFWKLALELTNKFDYLFFETLNLKGMQRLWGRQISDLAFAEFLKILDFVATKKGKIVSYIDRWYPSTKTCHKCDYVLDKIELKERYWVCPGCSTKHGRDSNASQVIQKVGASTLGLGDVRHLQDAIAV
- a CDS encoding type II toxin-antitoxin system VapC family toxin; this encodes MSGNRYLLDTNAIIALLQRDLSLVELLQSAEWIGISVISQLEFLAFSGLTESDIRLFHQFLQQIEVLNLSSQDRSLIEQIISIRQQYHFKLPDAIVAAMAKANSAKLVTRDVQLDRVVGLIIVNW
- a CDS encoding helix-turn-helix transcriptional regulator — translated: MTRTTDGLKIIDAMIGDDEKLREMCEQATVNAHVAQLIYDARNSAGLSQQKLAEMIGTTQSVISRLEDADYEGHSLSMLSRVAQALNRQVKIELIPIDSKVA
- a CDS encoding type II toxin-antitoxin system RelE/ParE family toxin translates to MRQLENMGYELRRPSADYLQDGIYELRAKHRNIQYRILYFFNGKNIAVLHHSIIKKSSAVPKNEIELAIKRKEKFEQNPEQHTYQGETIDD